A region of uncultured Anaeromusa sp. DNA encodes the following proteins:
- a CDS encoding sigma-54 dependent transcriptional regulator, which translates to MRILLLDDDQDSRHTAAQFLQDLGHEVVQCAEAQEALGKWEQADFPLVLADIHMPGLSGVEMTRRLKALVDGWRSDVVLMTGDRQPELILEALRAGAYDYLLKPLAAADLAAIAERVAEHQALRRENRHLSSRFDAAVQEATGETRQELQRLKQKLAQVEGNRPCFVSPAMAFLAELAEKYHADPALPVLIEGETGTGKEVLARLIHYGPRGDGSGPFVAVNCAALTPALFESELFGYEAGAFTGSSVKGSKGKLDAAAGGTLFLDEVAELPPEHQAKLLRLLQEREYYRVGGLKRLTSDARVICATNARIKEQVESGQFRQDFYYRLQLGHLYIPPLRQRREDILPLSLTFLQESVRQRGKHFQGFSAEAAAWLAGREWTGNVRELRNVIEWVVFMFDGEVVTPEQLRASQRPQQDVAAGPSESAWLTLPPPAAGLQLEQYAQLILERMLRDTKGNQQEAARLLGVSRSTVTRMLRRG; encoded by the coding sequence ATGCGGATATTGCTGCTTGATGACGATCAGGACAGCCGCCATACAGCGGCGCAGTTTCTTCAAGATTTGGGGCATGAAGTAGTCCAATGCGCAGAAGCGCAAGAAGCATTGGGGAAATGGGAGCAAGCGGATTTCCCCTTGGTATTGGCGGATATCCATATGCCAGGCCTGAGTGGTGTGGAAATGACGCGGCGCTTGAAGGCGCTGGTGGATGGATGGCGCAGCGATGTGGTCTTGATGACTGGAGACCGGCAGCCGGAATTGATACTAGAGGCTTTGCGCGCCGGGGCGTATGATTACTTGCTGAAACCCCTGGCGGCAGCGGATTTGGCGGCGATTGCCGAGCGGGTGGCTGAGCACCAGGCGTTGCGCCGGGAAAATCGCCATTTATCAAGTCGTTTTGACGCGGCGGTACAGGAGGCGACGGGAGAAACTCGTCAGGAACTGCAGCGTTTGAAGCAAAAATTGGCCCAGGTCGAAGGTAATCGTCCTTGTTTTGTGTCGCCGGCGATGGCTTTCTTGGCGGAGTTGGCGGAAAAGTACCATGCCGACCCTGCGTTGCCGGTGCTCATTGAAGGAGAAACAGGCACAGGTAAGGAAGTGCTGGCGCGACTGATTCACTACGGTCCTCGAGGGGACGGCAGCGGACCTTTTGTGGCGGTTAACTGCGCGGCGTTGACGCCGGCTTTGTTTGAAAGCGAACTTTTCGGTTATGAGGCAGGCGCTTTTACCGGCAGCAGTGTCAAAGGGAGCAAAGGCAAGCTTGATGCGGCTGCGGGGGGTACTCTGTTTTTGGACGAAGTGGCGGAACTGCCACCGGAGCATCAGGCCAAGCTGCTGCGCTTGCTGCAAGAGAGGGAATACTATCGCGTAGGAGGGCTGAAACGGCTGACAAGTGACGCGCGCGTGATTTGCGCTACGAACGCCCGCATTAAAGAGCAGGTGGAAAGTGGCCAGTTTCGGCAGGACTTTTATTATCGTTTGCAGTTGGGGCATTTGTATATTCCTCCCCTGCGTCAACGGAGGGAAGATATTTTACCGCTGAGCCTGACGTTTTTGCAGGAAAGCGTGCGGCAGCGGGGCAAGCATTTCCAAGGCTTCAGCGCCGAAGCCGCCGCTTGGCTGGCTGGTCGGGAGTGGACGGGCAATGTCCGGGAGCTGCGCAATGTAATTGAATGGGTGGTGTTTATGTTTGACGGCGAGGTTGTGACGCCGGAACAGCTAAGGGCCAGCCAGCGGCCGCAGCAAGATGTCGCAGCAGGGCCTTCGGAATCTGCCTGGCTGACATTGCCGCCACCAGCGGCGGGGTTGCAGCTAGAGCAATATGCGCAGTTGATTTTAGAGCGAATGCTGCGCGATACGAAGGGCAATCAGCAGGAAGCGGCGCGGTTGTTGGGGGTCAGTCGCTCAACGGTAACGCGCATGTTGCGGCGAGGCTGA
- a CDS encoding Hpt domain-containing protein, with the protein MRVMIIDDDQGSLESLRDCIETRGSECDAFQDPVKALAAYDPAVHDVVLTDFSMPQLNGLEVLEAIRKRREDAVVIIITGYGNEELAAASRKGGAYAFLYKPLNAFKLYELLDAIQEKLEQGQVPQGPVRPKAPVVDREFGELDGIFFSEACELLANAADALISNEKEGCAVEAVPELFRAFHTIKGGSQTIGLELLAELAHKMEDLLDMIRKGEHIIDGHAISLILEAIDLMEQELAAYVAHDNMDEMAQHQLDLLALVKMAKEHNQEALDFKRNKSMADGPNCFVEVESIAQPAVTEAYADGHVFLVWAKADPSECMPQVRQFMLLSKLQEHGASLYCNPDPYLLEHHCEQVDSEDMAIVYRTNLEQTELQGLVEHADGMAEVKCTALWTQRPQEVQEAVLETGAGDEEGLTEGMLERFATEALEHLREAAAALLEWEKQPDKRSFLDEAFRVMHTFKGNAGFMGLAPLEDVGHEVESVLEALRQGRPAQTAECSLLLKTVDSLREGVEKLACGEKEYLPAKAALVKMLQGLEGKEAAAETGERSASKAESKPVAVVAEGPKNAGEHATSNQLMQAIRVDVEKLNHLLDYVGELVIAEAMVFNNPSFRMLRSGSILKQASHMGKIIRDIQDVAMSMRMIPLTATFQKMSRLVRDVSVKSGKKVDLTIVGDETEVDKTVMEQIGDPLMHIIRNALDHGIENPEERLAAGKAETGHVLLEAKHAAGEVWIIIRDDGRGLNREKILNKARQNGIYSGSGDELKDEEIWKFIFEPGFSTAEKVTAISGRGVGMDVVKRNIERIRGRVDIKSIWGQGTIFLLRIPLTLAIIEGMIVKVGRSRYTVPIVSIRESFRPKPSQITVTPDGGEIVNVRGELLPVVRLHEFYRVKTEVKQLDKGIVVIVESEGKRCCLLVDELLGQQQIVIKGMPEYLGSVRGAAGLAVLGDGGASIILDIGSLLVAVDEAAMSVGL; encoded by the coding sequence ATGCGAGTCATGATCATCGATGACGATCAGGGCAGTCTGGAGTCGCTTAGAGACTGTATTGAAACACGAGGCAGCGAATGCGATGCCTTTCAGGATCCGGTTAAGGCCCTGGCCGCCTATGATCCGGCGGTGCATGACGTGGTGCTGACGGATTTCAGCATGCCTCAACTCAATGGCTTGGAAGTGCTGGAGGCTATTCGGAAGCGGCGGGAAGACGCGGTAGTTATTATTATTACCGGTTACGGCAATGAGGAACTGGCAGCAGCTTCCCGTAAGGGAGGCGCCTATGCGTTCTTGTATAAGCCGCTTAATGCATTCAAGCTGTATGAACTACTGGACGCCATTCAGGAAAAACTGGAACAGGGGCAGGTGCCACAAGGGCCAGTACGGCCGAAAGCGCCGGTGGTAGACCGGGAATTCGGAGAATTGGACGGGATTTTCTTTTCTGAGGCCTGTGAGCTATTGGCTAATGCCGCCGATGCCCTGATCAGCAACGAAAAAGAAGGCTGCGCTGTGGAGGCGGTGCCGGAACTATTCCGCGCTTTCCACACCATCAAGGGCGGCTCCCAGACGATTGGGCTGGAACTATTGGCGGAACTGGCGCATAAAATGGAAGACCTGCTGGATATGATCCGCAAAGGCGAGCATATCATCGACGGCCATGCTATCAGTCTGATTCTGGAAGCCATTGATTTGATGGAACAAGAACTTGCGGCCTATGTAGCCCATGACAATATGGACGAGATGGCGCAGCATCAGTTGGATTTGCTGGCCTTGGTAAAAATGGCCAAGGAGCACAACCAGGAGGCCTTGGACTTTAAACGTAATAAGAGTATGGCGGATGGGCCTAATTGCTTTGTCGAAGTGGAAAGCATCGCGCAACCAGCGGTGACAGAAGCCTATGCTGACGGCCATGTTTTTTTGGTTTGGGCCAAGGCGGACCCGTCGGAATGCATGCCGCAGGTTCGGCAGTTTATGTTATTAAGCAAACTTCAAGAACATGGAGCGAGCCTGTATTGCAATCCAGATCCGTACCTGCTGGAGCATCACTGTGAGCAGGTGGACAGCGAAGATATGGCGATTGTCTATCGGACCAATCTGGAGCAGACGGAGCTGCAGGGGCTGGTGGAGCATGCCGACGGCATGGCGGAAGTGAAGTGTACCGCTTTATGGACGCAGCGTCCGCAAGAAGTGCAAGAAGCGGTGCTAGAGACTGGTGCTGGCGACGAAGAAGGCTTGACCGAGGGCATGCTGGAGCGTTTTGCTACCGAAGCGTTGGAACATTTGCGCGAGGCGGCGGCAGCGTTGCTCGAGTGGGAGAAGCAGCCCGACAAGCGGTCCTTCTTGGACGAGGCATTCCGAGTGATGCATACCTTTAAGGGAAATGCCGGCTTTATGGGGTTAGCGCCGCTAGAGGACGTGGGGCATGAAGTGGAATCGGTGCTGGAGGCGCTACGCCAAGGTCGCCCGGCGCAAACAGCGGAATGCTCGCTGCTCTTGAAAACCGTAGATTCCTTGCGCGAAGGCGTTGAGAAGCTGGCCTGCGGCGAGAAAGAGTATTTGCCTGCCAAAGCAGCGCTGGTGAAGATGCTCCAGGGGCTGGAAGGTAAGGAGGCTGCTGCGGAAACCGGCGAGAGAAGCGCCTCTAAAGCGGAAAGCAAACCGGTTGCGGTTGTGGCAGAGGGGCCCAAAAACGCTGGCGAACATGCGACAAGCAATCAACTGATGCAGGCTATTCGGGTGGATGTGGAAAAATTGAACCACCTCCTGGACTATGTGGGCGAGCTAGTCATTGCCGAGGCGATGGTTTTTAACAATCCTTCCTTCCGCATGCTTCGTTCCGGCAGCATTCTCAAGCAGGCTTCCCATATGGGCAAAATTATCCGAGACATTCAGGACGTGGCCATGTCGATGCGGATGATTCCCTTGACAGCTACTTTTCAAAAGATGTCCCGCTTAGTGCGGGATGTTTCGGTCAAGTCCGGCAAGAAAGTGGATCTGACCATTGTTGGCGACGAGACAGAAGTGGACAAGACCGTTATGGAGCAAATTGGTGATCCTTTGATGCATATTATCCGTAATGCTCTGGATCACGGCATTGAAAATCCGGAAGAGCGCTTGGCGGCGGGCAAGGCGGAAACAGGCCATGTGCTCTTAGAAGCCAAGCATGCTGCCGGCGAGGTCTGGATTATCATACGGGATGACGGACGCGGCCTGAATCGGGAAAAGATCCTGAATAAAGCGCGTCAGAATGGCATTTATAGTGGCAGCGGCGATGAACTGAAGGACGAGGAAATCTGGAAGTTTATTTTTGAGCCTGGTTTTTCTACGGCGGAGAAAGTGACAGCCATTTCCGGGCGCGGCGTGGGCATGGATGTGGTGAAACGAAATATTGAGCGCATTCGCGGTCGCGTGGATATCAAGAGCATTTGGGGGCAGGGCACCATTTTCCTGCTGCGCATCCCGCTGACGTTGGCCATCATTGAGGGCATGATCGTCAAAGTGGGGCGTTCCCGTTATACGGTGCCGATTGTTTCCATTCGCGAATCCTTCCGGCCTAAACCGTCGCAGATAACAGTGACTCCTGACGGCGGGGAAATCGTCAATGTCCGGGGCGAGTTGCTGCCTGTCGTGCGGCTGCATGAATTTTATCGAGTGAAGACCGAGGTAAAGCAGCTAGATAAGGGCATTGTGGTCATTGTGGAAAGCGAGGGCAAGCGGTGTTGCTTGTTAGTGGATGAGCTTTTAGGGCAGCAGCAGATTGTCATCAAAGGCATGCCGGAATATCTGGGGTCTGTGCGCGGCGCGGCGGGGCTGGCGGTTTTGGGCGACGGCGGCGCCAGCATTATCCTGGACATCGGCAGCCTGCTTGTGGCGGTGGATGAAGCGGCGATGAGCGTAGGCTTGTAA
- a CDS encoding chemotaxis protein CheW yields MSEDRQRNDVDDDLLEEEDEEDTLENKYLTFMMEKEEFGVEIRHVREIVGMQYITDMPDLPEYVKGVINLRGKVIPVMDVRIRFGLEPQEYDERTCIIVITVGEQMIGLIVDRVSEVLNIDDSCVEEAPDLRKNHINRYISGLGKVGDKVKILLNVEKLLFE; encoded by the coding sequence ATGAGTGAAGACCGGCAAAGAAATGATGTAGACGATGATTTGCTGGAAGAGGAAGACGAAGAGGATACGCTAGAGAATAAGTACCTCACGTTTATGATGGAAAAAGAGGAATTCGGCGTGGAAATTCGTCATGTCCGGGAGATTGTGGGCATGCAGTACATTACCGACATGCCGGATTTGCCGGAATATGTCAAAGGTGTTATCAATTTGCGTGGCAAGGTGATTCCTGTAATGGATGTACGCATCCGTTTTGGCCTGGAGCCGCAGGAGTATGACGAGCGGACTTGCATCATCGTCATTACCGTGGGAGAGCAGATGATCGGCCTCATTGTCGACCGGGTGTCCGAAGTGCTCAATATAGACGACTCCTGTGTCGAAGAAGCGCCGGATTTGCGCAAGAATCACATCAACCGCTATATAAGCGGTTTGGGCAAGGTTGGCGACAAGGTAAAGATCTTGTTGAATGTGGAAAAACTTTTGTTTGAATGA
- a CDS encoding methyl-accepting chemotaxis protein: protein MSWFKNMKIMGRLLLGFCMVAFLAGAVGYVGVSNMKTLSEADKILYENNTKPLDTLNAIAVSFYEIRVNLRNMMIDRNDGNKDKYLQGIRDKDQAVKQSISTFEKEIRSDEAKTELENVKKSYALFYRDIETIAALWISGDKERSLSAMYADETRRNADKLRESFDKLSSLQVKQAGSRYESNAVTAQDATQNMIILIVVAIVVALGLGVFIARGISNPLKELVDAANRMAQGDVQLQLKGGATKDEVGQLTASFQVMADNIQMTARHLQSVSQGDLSADIRVRSDKDVLNQSLQLCVKNLQQVLGEVNQMASAAVEGQLKQRADASKHQGEYRTLVEAFNATLDAILHPLGESNRILQKLSGGDLRERVNIECAGDHQRMKNAVNSMHDWMKELIAYVTKIANGDMTADMRKASDDDQIHEWLIMMRENIRHVVNDIDGLAAEAIEGNLEKRADATSHGGEYRRIVEGVNKTLDAVVTPINEAVSCLKEMSQGNLDVQMEGDYKGEYAVMKKALNSTLVSMNDVLRQVASSTDQVAAGSRQISDASQSLSQGATETASTMEEISASIHEMSAQTGLNAENAMQGNQMAVTVRDHAEKGSSMMQQMVGAMNDINASGTNISKIIKVIDEIAFQTNLLALNAAVEAARAGKHGKGFAVVAEEVRNLAQRSAEAAKETTALIEDSVKKTEVGTSIAHTTSESLTEIVDGITKVADLMSEIAAASREQAQGIKQINEGASQVGQVVQQNTANSEELAAASEELSAQAVQLKRMVERFRLQRLMNVGGAGLQEGIAFAPRQVAARSAPEESGRKSKGTGRPAPEDVISLDERGFDQF from the coding sequence ATGAGTTGGTTTAAAAACATGAAGATCATGGGGCGTTTGTTGCTAGGGTTTTGCATGGTAGCTTTTTTAGCCGGAGCGGTTGGTTATGTCGGCGTAAGCAATATGAAAACATTAAGTGAAGCGGATAAGATTTTGTACGAGAACAATACAAAACCATTAGATACGCTCAATGCAATAGCCGTTTCATTTTATGAAATTCGTGTCAACTTGCGGAATATGATGATTGATCGTAATGATGGAAATAAAGATAAGTATTTACAGGGAATTCGAGATAAAGACCAAGCGGTCAAGCAGAGTATTTCAACTTTTGAAAAAGAAATTCGTAGTGACGAAGCAAAAACCGAATTGGAAAATGTGAAGAAAAGCTACGCCTTATTTTATCGAGATATAGAAACGATAGCAGCTCTCTGGATTTCTGGAGATAAAGAGAGATCGTTAAGTGCTATGTATGCAGATGAAACAAGACGTAATGCGGACAAACTGAGGGAGTCTTTTGATAAATTGTCTTCTTTGCAAGTCAAGCAAGCTGGAAGTCGATATGAAAGTAATGCGGTTACAGCGCAGGATGCAACGCAAAATATGATCATATTGATTGTTGTTGCAATTGTAGTAGCACTGGGACTGGGGGTTTTTATCGCGCGGGGCATCAGCAATCCGTTGAAAGAGCTTGTAGATGCCGCCAACCGTATGGCACAAGGGGATGTGCAACTGCAACTTAAAGGCGGCGCTACCAAAGACGAAGTGGGACAACTGACTGCTTCCTTCCAAGTGATGGCGGACAATATTCAAATGACGGCGCGACATTTGCAAAGCGTCAGCCAAGGGGATCTGAGCGCCGATATCCGGGTGCGCTCCGACAAGGACGTGCTCAATCAGAGTCTACAGTTGTGTGTGAAAAACTTGCAGCAAGTATTAGGCGAAGTAAATCAAATGGCTTCGGCGGCAGTAGAAGGCCAACTGAAGCAGCGCGCTGACGCTTCTAAGCATCAAGGCGAGTATCGTACGCTGGTAGAAGCTTTCAATGCCACCTTGGACGCTATTTTGCATCCGTTGGGCGAAAGCAACCGGATTTTGCAGAAACTCAGCGGCGGTGATTTGCGCGAACGCGTGAATATTGAGTGCGCCGGCGATCATCAGCGCATGAAAAACGCTGTTAACAGCATGCATGACTGGATGAAAGAGCTTATTGCCTATGTGACGAAAATTGCCAATGGCGATATGACGGCGGATATGCGCAAGGCGTCAGATGACGATCAGATTCACGAATGGTTGATTATGATGCGTGAAAACATCCGTCATGTTGTGAATGATATTGACGGCTTGGCAGCGGAAGCTATTGAAGGAAATCTGGAAAAACGTGCGGATGCGACGAGCCATGGCGGCGAGTACCGACGCATTGTAGAAGGCGTGAATAAAACGCTGGACGCAGTGGTGACACCGATCAACGAAGCTGTAAGCTGTCTGAAAGAAATGTCGCAGGGTAATTTGGATGTGCAAATGGAAGGCGACTACAAGGGCGAGTACGCGGTTATGAAGAAAGCGTTGAACAGCACGCTTGTTTCCATGAATGACGTGCTGCGTCAAGTAGCGTCCTCGACGGATCAGGTGGCGGCAGGGTCGCGGCAGATTTCCGACGCCAGCCAGTCCTTGTCCCAAGGCGCTACGGAAACGGCCAGCACTATGGAAGAAATTTCTGCTTCGATTCATGAAATGTCGGCACAGACCGGCCTCAATGCTGAAAATGCCATGCAGGGAAATCAGATGGCGGTTACGGTGCGGGATCATGCGGAAAAAGGAAGTAGCATGATGCAGCAAATGGTAGGAGCGATGAATGATATCAATGCATCCGGCACCAACATCTCCAAAATTATCAAAGTCATTGATGAAATCGCCTTTCAGACCAATCTGCTGGCGCTCAATGCTGCGGTGGAAGCCGCGCGGGCGGGCAAGCATGGTAAGGGCTTTGCGGTAGTGGCCGAGGAAGTACGCAATCTGGCGCAGCGTAGCGCCGAAGCGGCCAAGGAAACTACGGCGCTGATTGAGGACTCGGTGAAGAAGACCGAAGTGGGTACAAGCATTGCGCATACAACGTCGGAATCGCTGACCGAAATCGTTGATGGCATTACGAAAGTGGCGGATTTAATGAGCGAAATTGCCGCCGCTTCGCGGGAACAAGCCCAAGGTATCAAACAGATTAACGAAGGCGCTTCTCAGGTTGGCCAGGTAGTACAGCAGAATACGGCCAATTCCGAAGAATTGGCGGCGGCCAGCGAAGAATTGTCGGCCCAGGCGGTACAGCTCAAGAGGATGGTAGAACGTTTCCGCCTGCAACGCTTAATGAATGTCGGCGGGGCAGGGCTCCAAGAAGGGATAGCCTTTGCGCCTAGACAGGTTGCGGCAAGAAGCGCGCCGGAAGAATCCGGGCGCAAAAGTAAAGGCACCGGAAGACCGGCGCCGGAAGACGTTATTTCTCTAGACGAACGTGGCTTTGATCAATTTTGA
- a CDS encoding protein-glutamate O-methyltransferase CheR, with amino-acid sequence MHEWSHIPLRRREFLDICSLLYERFGIHYDTPKQSLICDRLQKVLRRHEMASFADYVEYLRRDASGRALLELADVMSTNYTYFFREEDHFEFLQKKVLPALQTRKERKLRIWSAGCSSGEEVYTLAMVVAEYLGEEASRWDIKILGSDISQSVLSQAEQGVYTDTQVQKLSKLQRVRYFSKVDGENWQVNEDLRRLTVFRKLNLMHSPYPFKGRFDLIFCRNVMIYFSQEVIRGLLEKFHHYLQEEGHLFIGHSESLDKRELFQPVQPAIYQKWAGRRREV; translated from the coding sequence ATGCATGAATGGTCGCATATTCCGTTGCGGCGCAGAGAATTTTTGGATATATGCAGCTTGCTGTATGAGCGTTTCGGCATTCATTATGATACACCTAAGCAGAGTCTGATTTGCGACCGATTGCAGAAAGTGTTGCGTCGTCATGAGATGGCTTCTTTCGCAGACTATGTAGAATATCTCCGGCGGGATGCTAGTGGCCGAGCATTACTAGAACTGGCTGATGTGATGTCGACAAACTATACGTATTTTTTTCGAGAAGAAGACCATTTTGAGTTTTTGCAAAAAAAAGTTTTGCCTGCCCTGCAAACGCGCAAGGAACGCAAGCTGCGCATTTGGTCGGCAGGTTGTTCCTCCGGAGAAGAGGTATATACCTTGGCTATGGTGGTCGCTGAATATCTGGGAGAGGAAGCCTCACGGTGGGATATAAAAATCCTGGGCAGCGACATTTCCCAGAGCGTTCTGAGTCAAGCGGAACAGGGGGTATATACGGACACGCAAGTGCAGAAATTGTCCAAATTGCAGCGCGTTCGCTATTTTTCCAAGGTCGACGGGGAAAACTGGCAGGTCAATGAAGATTTGCGGCGTTTAACCGTATTCCGTAAGTTGAATTTGATGCATTCTCCCTATCCCTTTAAAGGGCGTTTTGACCTTATCTTTTGTCGTAATGTGATGATCTATTTTTCCCAGGAAGTGATTCGTGGCTTGCTGGAAAAGTTTCATCATTATCTGCAGGAAGAAGGTCACTTGTTTATCGGACATTCGGAATCGCTGGACAAACGGGAGCTGTTTCAGCCAGTGCAGCCAGCGATCTACCAGAAATGGGCCGGACGAAGGAGGGAAGTGTAG
- a CDS encoding chemotaxis response regulator protein-glutamate methylesterase has protein sequence MGKIRVLVVDDSALVRDILSRGLAQDPGIEVVGTATDPYMARDKILQLHPDVLTLDVEMPRMDGVAFLRRLMTQYPLPVIMVSALTERGGQITMEALEAGAIDFVNKPKSDIARGLGAMMQELRGKVKMAAAANLDAWKRLAQQKKQLPVQRVISGQEERALANSTDKVIAIGASTGGTEAIRRIVKMLPPTMPGVVIVQHMPAGFTKSFASSLNDVALMEVVEAQGGERVMPGRVLLAPGGKHMRVRRSGGMYLVECYDGPNVSGHCPSVDVLFKSVSQQVGRNALGVILTGMGSDGADGMVEMRRAGGRTLAQNEASSVVFGMPKAAYENGGAECLVSLGDIPDTLLKWLR, from the coding sequence ATGGGCAAAATCCGGGTGCTGGTGGTGGATGATTCGGCATTGGTCCGAGATATTCTCAGCCGCGGCCTGGCGCAGGACCCGGGAATTGAGGTGGTAGGCACGGCAACAGACCCCTATATGGCTCGCGACAAAATACTGCAGTTGCATCCGGACGTGCTGACGTTGGATGTGGAGATGCCCCGCATGGATGGTGTAGCTTTTTTGCGGCGTCTCATGACACAGTATCCGCTGCCGGTAATTATGGTTAGCGCCCTGACGGAAAGGGGCGGGCAAATTACTATGGAGGCTCTCGAGGCGGGGGCGATTGATTTCGTGAATAAGCCGAAATCCGACATCGCCAGAGGGCTGGGCGCCATGATGCAGGAACTGCGGGGCAAGGTGAAAATGGCGGCGGCGGCCAATTTGGACGCCTGGAAACGGCTGGCGCAGCAAAAAAAACAGCTTCCTGTACAACGGGTTATTTCGGGGCAGGAAGAGCGGGCGCTGGCTAATTCGACAGACAAGGTCATTGCCATTGGCGCTTCTACAGGCGGAACGGAAGCTATACGGCGCATTGTTAAGATGCTGCCGCCGACGATGCCGGGAGTGGTCATTGTGCAGCACATGCCAGCTGGTTTTACCAAAAGCTTTGCATCCAGTCTTAATGATGTAGCGCTGATGGAGGTTGTGGAAGCCCAGGGCGGGGAGCGCGTCATGCCCGGGCGCGTCTTGCTAGCTCCCGGAGGCAAGCACATGCGGGTGCGGCGCAGCGGCGGCATGTACTTGGTAGAGTGCTATGACGGTCCCAATGTCAGCGGACATTGTCCATCGGTGGATGTGCTTTTTAAGTCGGTGTCGCAGCAGGTGGGGCGCAATGCTCTTGGCGTTATCTTAACCGGTATGGGTTCAGATGGAGCGGACGGCATGGTGGAGATGCGGCGGGCTGGCGGCCGAACGTTGGCGCAGAACGAGGCTTCTTCTGTAGTTTTCGGCATGCCTAAGGCCGCCTATGAAAACGGAGGCGCCGAGTGTTTGGTATCGTTAGGAGATATTCCGGACACGCTCTTGAAATGGCTGCGGTAA